AGCGACACGCCCCCGGCCAATCACTTCCCTCCCGCCATCATCCGCTCCTACCGCTCCTCGGACACGGCCTCATCGGGCCAGGAGTTCGCCTACGAGGTGAATGCCATCGATCCGGAAGGTTCCGCGCTCACCTTCTCCTGGGAGGCCACCGCCGGCTGGCTGGAGCTGTCGTTCAGCGATCCCTTCCGCAGCCGCGTCACCTGGACGGCTCCTTCCTGTGCCAGCGCTCCTCCTTCCATCACCGTGACCGTCACCAATGCGTTCAACCTGACCGACACCCAGACCTTCACCGCGACGGGGCTGCCGGCCTGCTCGGGGAGTTGGGCCCTGACGGGCTCCCTGTCGGGGCCTCGCTCCGACCAGAGGGCCGCGCTGCTGCCCAACGGCAAGGTGCTCGTCGTGGGAGGGCTCGCCTCGGATACCGACTACCTCGCGACGGCGGAGCTGTACGACCCGGCCATGGGGACCTGGAGCAACACAGGCTCCATGGCGGAAGGGCGTTGGCAGTTCACGGCGACCTTGCTGCCCGATGGCAGGGTGCTCGCCGCCGGGGGGCTCAACTCCAGCGGCTTCCTCGCGACGGCGGAGCTGTACGACCCGGCCACGGGCACCTGGAGCCCCACCAGCTCCATGGCTGAACCTCGCTCCAGCCAGACGGCGACGCTGCTCCCCGATGGGAGGGTGCTCGTCGCGGGGGGCAGTGACGTTCCCAGCGCGCCCCCGACGGCGGAGCTGTACGACCCGGCCACGGGCACGTGGAGCTACACCGGCTCCATGGCGGAGTGGCGTCGGAATCACACGGCGACGCTGCTGCTTGATGGCAAGGTGCTCGTCGCTGGGGGATTCGTTACGGCCGGTGGCAGCACCCGGACGGCGCAGCTGTATGACCCGGCCACGGGCACCTGGAGCAACACCGGCTCCATGACTGAAGCCCGCGCCTTTCAAACGGCGACGCTGCTGCCCGATGGCAGGGTGCTCGTCACGGGGGGCGTGGACGAGTTTGTCTCCAGTCTCGCGACGGCGGAGCTGTACGACCCGGCCACGGGCACCTGGAGCCCCATTGCCCCCATGCTCGAACGTCGCGCCCTCCACACCGCGACGCTGATGCCCGGTGGCAGGGTGCTCGTCGTCGGGGGCCGGTTTCCGCAATTGTACGACCCGGCCACGAGCACCTGGATCCCTGCCGGCACCATGGTCGTACCGCGCTCGGACCAGTCCGCGACGCTGCTGCCCGACGGGCAGGTCCTCATCGCGGGGGGGTGGGGGGGCTCCCTCGGGTACCTGTCATCGGCGGAGCTGTACACACCCTGAGCGATGAGGAGTCCCGTCACGCGGCCACGAAGCCGTGGCCGCGGACCTTGTCCGGCGTGGTGCCCGTCATCCGCCGGAACATCGCGATGAAGGCGGAGGCGCTGCTGTAGCCCAGGTCGAGCGCGATGGCCTCCACCGCGTGTCCCTGCTCCAGCATCGCGAGCGCCTTCACCACGCGCAGCCGCTGGCGCCATTCGCTGAACGACAGCCCCAGGTGCTGCTGACAGCGCCGCTCCAGCGTGCGCTCCGTGGTGTGCAGCGCCTTGGCCCATTCAGCCAGGGAGCGCTCATCCTCCGGGTGTTGCTCCAGCGCCGTGAGGATTGGCTGCAGGAGCGGATCATCGGACATGGGCAGGTAGCTCCCATGGGCGGGAGCCAGCGCCAGCTGGTCGATGAGCACCCGGAACAACCTGCGCTCGGCGCTGGTGCGTGGCTGCGCCAGCTCGTGCGTGCGCAGGTGCTCCATCAGGGACTTCATCAGCGGGCTGACCGCCATCGCGCACGCCGTCCTGGGCAACCCCCGGCACCACGCGGGGTCGAGGTAGAGCGAGCAGTGGCTTGCCTCGAAGCGGTTCATGCCCCGGTGCTCCAGGTCGGGCGGCAGCCAGATGCCGTACTGCGGAGGAGCGAGGTAGTGGCTGCCCGCCAGCTTGAGCTCCATCACCCCGCTGTAGGCGTAGACGAACTCCCCCCAGGGATGGCGGTGACGCGGATAGGCCGCCGCCGCGGGCAGGTTCGCCGCGCGGAAATACACGGGGTGTGGAAGCTTTGAGGTGAAGGGAACTTGCAGCTGCTTCGCCATGGCGGCTTCTCGGGATGGGTTGTCGGAATCTCGCTATATCCATCCGCCCCGTCAGCCGCAGGATGAAGTCATGAGCTCCCAACGAAAACCCGCGGATGGCTTCGCGCTCGCGACCATGGTCGTGCTGTGCGCCATCTGGGGCTTCCAGCAGGTGGCCGTCAAGATGGCCGCTCCCTACGTCCCCAACCTGATGCAGATGGCGCTGCGCTCGGGCGTGGCCGCGCTGCTCGTGGCGCTGCTGTGCTGGGTGCGGGGGGAGCGGGGGCTCTTGCGCCGCGGGCCGTGGCGCGCCGGCCTGCTCGTGGGCGTGCTCTTCTCCCTGGAGTTCCTCTTCGTGGCGGAGGGGCTG
This DNA window, taken from Corallococcus coralloides DSM 2259, encodes the following:
- a CDS encoding Kelch repeat-containing protein, with translation MKKAFTPLVLALAVSLLASCSDSSKDTGSVRFAVSAHQALAPNILYVLVTSGGPDIPTVTVELTPTHGVWGGVIGNIPAGSDRVFVAQAFDLSGNLSFEGIVTGVTITANQSTLVAIALQELNPPPPFDNEAPIIDSLVTSSTSVAAGGSISLTATAHDPNPGDTLSYAWSATGGAFSDPSAAATSWTAPASMGIQTLTLTVTDSRGLASSVSLAVNVTADGEGEAELSISFNSSPVVDALSAIPTNLAVGQTTTVSASASDPDGDSLSYAWSASCAGTWDQASSSTAQFTPSALPAGACNNCRLTVTVTDGRGGQNTGTVALCVSDTPPANHFPPAIIRSYRSSDTASSGQEFAYEVNAIDPEGSALTFSWEATAGWLELSFSDPFRSRVTWTAPSCASAPPSITVTVTNAFNLTDTQTFTATGLPACSGSWALTGSLSGPRSDQRAALLPNGKVLVVGGLASDTDYLATAELYDPAMGTWSNTGSMAEGRWQFTATLLPDGRVLAAGGLNSSGFLATAELYDPATGTWSPTSSMAEPRSSQTATLLPDGRVLVAGGSDVPSAPPTAELYDPATGTWSYTGSMAEWRRNHTATLLLDGKVLVAGGFVTAGGSTRTAQLYDPATGTWSNTGSMTEARAFQTATLLPDGRVLVTGGVDEFVSSLATAELYDPATGTWSPIAPMLERRALHTATLMPGGRVLVVGGRFPQLYDPATSTWIPAGTMVVPRSDQSATLLPDGQVLIAGGWGGSLGYLSSAELYTP
- a CDS encoding AraC family transcriptional regulator, which translates into the protein MAKQLQVPFTSKLPHPVYFRAANLPAAAAYPRHRHPWGEFVYAYSGVMELKLAGSHYLAPPQYGIWLPPDLEHRGMNRFEASHCSLYLDPAWCRGLPRTACAMAVSPLMKSLMEHLRTHELAQPRTSAERRLFRVLIDQLALAPAHGSYLPMSDDPLLQPILTALEQHPEDERSLAEWAKALHTTERTLERRCQQHLGLSFSEWRQRLRVVKALAMLEQGHAVEAIALDLGYSSASAFIAMFRRMTGTTPDKVRGHGFVAA